A portion of the Deinococcus peraridilitoris DSM 19664 genome contains these proteins:
- a CDS encoding SDR family oxidoreductase yields MSIFQASILQGKHALITGGGSGINLGIAQLFAEHGCAVTLLGRNLEKAASAAQGIQAVGGRALGVSADVRDMAALEAAAQEAVDTFGAIDVVICGAAGNFPAPVDKISPNGFKSVVDIDLLGTFHTVKASAPHLRTPGASVLSISAYGMPVPLQAHVVAAKAGVDALTKVLAIEWGERGVRVNAIIPGPIDDTEGMRRLAPTEAARAAVTRGIPLGRMGQKDDIANLALFLVSDAASYITGVVIPCDGGSQLLGAGVMAQSFMAR; encoded by the coding sequence ATGTCAATTTTTCAAGCCAGCATCCTGCAAGGCAAGCACGCCCTGATCACCGGCGGAGGCAGCGGCATCAATCTGGGCATCGCGCAGCTCTTCGCCGAGCATGGCTGCGCGGTCACCCTGCTGGGCCGCAACCTGGAAAAAGCTGCGAGCGCGGCTCAAGGCATTCAGGCTGTCGGTGGTCGGGCGCTGGGCGTCTCGGCCGACGTACGCGACATGGCCGCACTGGAGGCAGCGGCGCAGGAGGCGGTGGACACCTTCGGAGCGATCGACGTGGTCATTTGCGGCGCGGCCGGTAATTTTCCGGCCCCCGTGGACAAGATCTCTCCCAACGGTTTCAAGTCGGTGGTGGACATCGATCTGCTGGGCACCTTTCATACGGTCAAGGCGAGCGCTCCTCACCTGAGAACACCAGGGGCGAGTGTACTGTCGATCAGTGCCTACGGAATGCCGGTGCCGCTGCAGGCACACGTCGTGGCTGCCAAGGCCGGCGTGGACGCGCTGACCAAGGTGCTGGCCATCGAGTGGGGCGAACGGGGTGTGCGCGTCAACGCCATCATTCCCGGTCCCATCGACGACACCGAGGGGATGCGCCGTCTGGCGCCCACCGAGGCGGCACGCGCGGCCGTTACACGCGGCATTCCGCTGGGCCGTATGGGTCAAAAGGACGACATCGCCAACCTGGCGCTCTTTCTGGTGTCAGACGCCGCTTCCTACATCACGGGCGTGGTGATTCCCTGCGACGGAGGCAGCCAGCTGCTCGGCGCGGGCGTGATGGCGCAGTCCTTTATGGCCCGGTGA
- a CDS encoding enoyl-CoA hydratase-related protein gives MTYTSLQVTHEAGVAELTLVSKRGALGPVFWQELPAALSEIKEARAVLLRSGEDFSVGLDLVQTAPLLSASRERPEGFFELLSPMQEAIEALANVPVPVVTAVNGWCIGAGLELILACDVRVCSHEARFSLPEVKLGIVSDLGGLGRLPHLVGEGWARRLALTGEAIGARRAERIGLVSEVLESPDATTQHARALTHTLSELPATTLRGIKRAMNARLEAGIQVHYRETASWNALFLDASRVALSLKKS, from the coding sequence ATGACGTACACGAGCCTGCAGGTCACCCACGAGGCTGGCGTGGCCGAGCTGACGCTGGTCAGCAAGCGCGGCGCGCTGGGACCGGTCTTCTGGCAGGAGCTGCCCGCGGCCCTGAGCGAAATCAAAGAAGCCCGGGCGGTGCTGCTGCGCTCTGGCGAAGACTTCAGCGTGGGCCTCGACCTGGTGCAGACCGCGCCCCTGCTAAGCGCTTCACGCGAGCGCCCCGAGGGCTTTTTTGAACTTCTGTCCCCCATGCAGGAGGCCATCGAAGCGCTCGCGAACGTTCCGGTGCCGGTGGTGACCGCCGTCAACGGCTGGTGCATCGGAGCGGGCCTGGAACTGATTCTGGCGTGCGACGTGCGGGTATGCTCGCACGAAGCGCGGTTCTCGCTGCCCGAGGTCAAGCTCGGCATTGTCAGCGACCTGGGCGGGCTGGGACGTCTGCCGCATCTGGTCGGCGAAGGCTGGGCGCGCCGCCTCGCGCTGACCGGCGAGGCCATCGGTGCACGGCGCGCCGAGAGAATCGGGCTGGTCAGCGAGGTGCTGGAAAGCCCGGACGCCACCACACAGCACGCCCGCGCGCTTACGCACACCCTGAGCGAACTGCCGGCCACGACCCTGCGGGGCATCAAGCGCGCCATGAACGCGCGCCTGGAGGCCGGAATTCAGGTGCACTACCGCGAAACGGCCAGCTGGAACGCGCTGTTCCTCGATGCCTCACGTGTGGCGCTCTCCCTCAAGAAAAGCTGA
- the glp gene encoding gephyrin-like molybdotransferase Glp: MSDSGRSFPMHVSLDEARSSFAALLASRLAAHELAPLAACYGRILAQDLSALVSHPSATDSALDGVACREADTLQASPDTPARLRLIGESRAGAAFPGAVSTGEAVRIYTGAPLPDGADAICPVEQLRDAGEGHTELLRPASPRDVRHAGSDFRAGEVVLRAGQLLTPQRVALAAALGHARLPVRPRLRVGLLSTGDEVVEPGERLQEGQVYNSNLYGLLGLVQQSGHETLMLGSAPDSPRALSQALERAGGADLLLTSGGVSMGRYDLVRDLLIEDGEVAFWKVRMRPGGPALCGSWRGTPLFGLPGNPVSALVVFEVLVRPALTGLPTRTVRLRAGENFRALPDKTAFWRGVLREGAVVEYPKQASSVLRSLSESDVLVIVPEGQPVRAGEEVEVMLS, translated from the coding sequence ATGTCCGATTCCGGCCGGTCCTTTCCTATGCATGTCAGCCTCGACGAAGCGCGTTCCAGCTTTGCCGCACTGCTCGCTTCGCGCCTCGCCGCACATGAGCTGGCTCCGCTGGCCGCGTGTTATGGGCGCATCCTGGCCCAGGATCTGAGCGCGCTCGTTTCACACCCCAGTGCGACCGACAGCGCGCTTGACGGCGTGGCCTGCCGCGAAGCCGACACCCTGCAGGCCAGTCCGGACACGCCCGCGCGCCTGCGGCTGATTGGCGAGTCGCGTGCCGGAGCGGCTTTTCCAGGCGCCGTGAGTACGGGCGAGGCCGTGCGCATCTACACCGGCGCGCCCCTGCCAGACGGCGCCGACGCCATCTGTCCTGTTGAGCAGCTGCGGGACGCGGGCGAGGGCCACACCGAGCTGCTGCGCCCGGCCTCGCCCAGGGACGTGCGCCACGCCGGCAGCGACTTTCGCGCGGGCGAGGTGGTGTTGCGCGCGGGGCAGCTCCTCACGCCGCAGCGTGTGGCGCTGGCGGCCGCCCTGGGCCACGCGCGCCTGCCCGTGCGGCCCCGCTTGCGCGTGGGGCTGCTGTCCACTGGAGACGAGGTGGTCGAGCCCGGCGAAAGGCTGCAAGAAGGGCAGGTGTACAACTCCAATCTGTACGGCCTGCTGGGGCTGGTGCAGCAGAGCGGGCACGAGACGCTGATGCTCGGTAGCGCGCCTGACAGCCCTCGGGCGCTCTCGCAGGCGCTGGAACGGGCGGGCGGAGCCGACCTGCTGCTCACCTCGGGTGGGGTCAGCATGGGACGCTACGATCTGGTGCGCGACCTCCTGATCGAAGACGGCGAAGTCGCCTTCTGGAAGGTGCGCATGCGCCCCGGCGGCCCGGCCCTGTGTGGCTCGTGGCGCGGTACCCCACTGTTCGGCCTGCCGGGCAACCCGGTCAGCGCGCTGGTGGTCTTCGAAGTGCTCGTCCGGCCTGCCCTGACCGGGCTGCCCACACGCACGGTGCGCCTTCGCGCCGGTGAAAACTTCCGGGCCCTGCCCGACAAGACGGCCTTCTGGCGCGGGGTGTTGCGTGAAGGCGCGGTGGTGGAGTACCCCAAGCAGGCCTCGAGCGTGCTGCGCTCCCTGAGCGAATCCGACGTGCTGGTCATTGTGCCCGAAGGTCAGCCCGTGCGTGCCGGCGAAGAGGTCGAGGTCATGCTGTCGTGA
- a CDS encoding NAD(P)/FAD-dependent oxidoreductase → MHDVIVVGAGLGGLACARDLARSGRRVLVLDKSRGVSGRAATRRREGVRIDHGAQYFTARSERLQRLVDSWQREGWLRIWTYGFPLWERGQVTARPEGHPRFAPLNGMSALGHHLARDLEVLSEVTVSSLARLEGGWKVYAQDGSAFQAASLVLNLPAPQLSALVTDLSLGAAGEQLDRVRFDPTWTLLVELQRDLPVDWPAVELRHEVLSWLSRDHTKRASGALPTLVAHASGSWSRAHLEEAREEVEVALLAAVQEVTGEIGVRRVQGHRWRYATPTVPFGHPFHWDPGLQLGWCGDWCGGARVEGALESGWGLAQALRASLTTA, encoded by the coding sequence ATGCATGACGTGATCGTGGTAGGAGCAGGCCTGGGTGGCCTGGCGTGCGCGCGCGACCTGGCGCGGTCCGGGCGGCGCGTGCTGGTGCTGGACAAGTCACGCGGCGTGTCGGGACGGGCGGCCACCCGCCGTCGGGAAGGCGTGCGCATCGATCACGGCGCGCAGTACTTCACGGCGCGCTCAGAGCGCCTGCAGCGTCTGGTGGACAGCTGGCAGCGCGAAGGCTGGCTGCGCATCTGGACATACGGCTTTCCCTTGTGGGAGCGCGGGCAGGTCACGGCGCGCCCCGAAGGTCATCCCCGCTTCGCACCCCTCAACGGCATGAGCGCCTTGGGGCACCACCTGGCCCGCGATCTGGAGGTACTTTCCGAGGTAACGGTATCCTCGCTTGCTCGGCTGGAAGGAGGCTGGAAGGTCTACGCCCAGGACGGCAGCGCCTTTCAGGCCGCCTCGCTGGTGCTCAACCTGCCCGCGCCGCAGCTCTCGGCGCTGGTGACCGACCTGTCCCTGGGCGCAGCCGGAGAGCAGCTGGACCGCGTGCGCTTCGATCCCACCTGGACCCTGCTGGTGGAGCTGCAGCGTGACCTGCCGGTCGACTGGCCTGCCGTGGAGCTTCGCCACGAGGTGCTGAGCTGGCTCAGCCGCGATCACACCAAGCGCGCTTCCGGCGCCTTGCCGACGTTGGTGGCGCACGCCTCGGGTTCCTGGAGTCGGGCGCACCTGGAAGAAGCGCGCGAGGAGGTTGAGGTGGCGCTGCTCGCGGCAGTGCAGGAAGTCACGGGCGAGATCGGCGTCCGGCGCGTTCAGGGGCACCGCTGGCGTTACGCGACGCCGACCGTGCCGTTCGGGCACCCCTTTCACTGGGACCCTGGGTTGCAGCTGGGCTGGTGTGGCGACTGGTGTGGCGGCGCGCGCGTGGAGGGCGCACTGGAAAGCGGGTGGGGCCTCGCTCAGGCCCTGCGAGCCAGCCTCACGACAGCATGA
- a CDS encoding cytochrome P450, with translation MVNPAGLPAPEAHPYAGHFPRWGTAPLQLLQEGAQFGTTFQLKLGLPTVVGFGPTWNRSLLTDLESFVSAGSFSRLVPYLSGGVIMTDAPGHRSRRAQLREPYGKNALLNLQERVRSALYDVRPSGEFDALSWADRATLSMLNAAYFSGEFDAELLHAFLAPLRLPFPSPMWPRPILFARVNAELRRLAGKRLEQGGDDLLSHLARLSGGLTEARVTLAAGHDTTTHTLAWTLWHLAQHGSWRTAEGLRPAIRETLRLYPSGWIGSRRVKRAAEIEGVALAPGNLVIYSPFLSGRSPEFWTAPEEFRPQRFEQAPLPWTYLPFGGGERVCLGMHLAHLLLEEALGLFLSGELSAVTGDPTPRPGVTLGPTGPLVLRFRP, from the coding sequence ATGGTGAACCCGGCCGGCCTTCCCGCCCCTGAAGCGCATCCCTATGCCGGGCATTTTCCGCGCTGGGGAACAGCGCCACTCCAGTTGCTGCAGGAAGGCGCGCAGTTCGGCACGACGTTTCAGCTGAAGCTGGGCCTGCCCACCGTGGTCGGCTTTGGTCCGACCTGGAACCGCTCGCTGCTCACCGATCTCGAATCCTTTGTCAGCGCGGGAAGTTTCAGCCGTCTGGTGCCGTACCTGTCGGGCGGCGTGATCATGACCGACGCACCCGGGCACCGCAGCCGCCGGGCGCAGCTCAGGGAGCCTTACGGGAAAAACGCGCTGCTGAACTTGCAGGAGCGCGTGCGCTCCGCTCTGTACGACGTGCGGCCAAGCGGTGAGTTCGACGCGTTGTCCTGGGCTGACCGGGCGACGCTCAGCATGCTGAACGCCGCCTATTTTTCGGGCGAGTTCGATGCGGAGCTGCTGCACGCCTTTCTGGCGCCGTTGCGCCTGCCCTTTCCCTCGCCGATGTGGCCACGCCCGATCCTCTTTGCGCGGGTGAACGCCGAGCTGCGCCGCCTGGCAGGCAAGCGGCTGGAACAGGGAGGCGACGACCTGCTTTCGCACCTTGCCCGCCTGAGCGGCGGCCTGACGGAGGCGCGGGTGACGCTGGCCGCCGGGCACGATACCACCACCCACACGCTGGCCTGGACGTTGTGGCACCTGGCTCAGCACGGTTCCTGGCGCACAGCCGAGGGACTGCGCCCCGCCATCAGGGAGACCCTGCGGCTGTATCCCAGCGGCTGGATCGGCAGCCGCCGCGTGAAGCGGGCCGCCGAAATCGAGGGGGTGGCCCTCGCTCCTGGCAATTTGGTGATCTACAGCCCATTTTTGTCAGGGCGCTCTCCGGAGTTCTGGACGGCACCCGAGGAATTCCGGCCCCAGCGTTTCGAGCAGGCGCCGCTTCCCTGGACGTACCTGCCTTTTGGAGGCGGTGAGCGGGTATGTCTCGGCATGCACCTGGCGCACCTGCTGCTCGAAGAAGCGCTGGGGCTGTTTCTGTCGGGAGAACTGAGCGCCGTGACCGGCGACCCCACACCGCGTCCGGGCGTGACCCTGGGACCGACCGGGCCACTGGTGCTGCGCTTCCGACCCTGA
- a CDS encoding phytoene desaturase family protein, producing the protein MKRVVVIGAGFAGLAAALRARRAGADVTVLEALPRAGGKAALGWADFSSGPTVVTMPQVLSALHERVGLPRPHFESARPTTTYSYADGRTFAPGALAVEGDLDGTLAQLSRTEGQDYLRLLRLARTLYQDAQDTFLFAPPPSRTALLRYALTRGRRASPGRSLASLVQSGPYLTPFWLRFATYLGADPYRAPAVLHNISWVELGMGVWHLNGWAGGPPGQARGLGALAARLAEHAGMLGVRFEYRTRVEHLVHERVAPGRRLVYAAHTGRGVFSADVFVSAADRDHTLGWLGAPPSPRPLGLSGFALQLRLSEALPAAHHLLFSQDYAREWQELRAGQLPTDPTLYLHLDGDRAFFLVNAPPRPELGAGRDEYARFLLWRLQERLPLPVREWRALSPAEYARVARGGAIYGSAPHGLAGALRPGWRLGSYDNLRQVGGTVHPGGGVPLSLLSGWNGAGELLSLPYDDLGGRGPW; encoded by the coding sequence ATGAAGCGCGTCGTGGTGATCGGTGCGGGCTTCGCGGGCCTGGCGGCCGCCCTGCGGGCGCGGCGGGCCGGCGCGGACGTGACAGTGCTCGAAGCCCTCCCCCGGGCAGGTGGGAAAGCCGCGCTGGGGTGGGCCGACTTCTCCAGCGGGCCCACGGTCGTGACGATGCCGCAGGTGCTGAGCGCCCTGCACGAACGGGTGGGCCTGCCCCGCCCGCACTTCGAAAGCGCGCGTCCAACCACCACCTACAGCTATGCGGACGGGCGGACCTTCGCGCCGGGCGCCCTGGCGGTGGAAGGGGACCTGGACGGCACCCTGGCCCAGCTCAGCCGAACGGAAGGTCAGGATTACCTGCGCCTGCTGCGCCTTGCCCGCACCCTGTACCAGGACGCACAGGACACCTTTCTGTTCGCGCCGCCCCCTTCGCGCACTGCCCTGCTGCGCTACGCGCTCACGCGAGGAAGGCGCGCCTCACCGGGGCGCTCCCTCGCCAGCCTGGTGCAGAGCGGGCCTTACCTCACGCCTTTCTGGCTGCGCTTTGCCACTTACCTGGGTGCCGATCCCTACCGGGCGCCCGCGGTGCTGCACAACATCAGCTGGGTCGAACTGGGAATGGGCGTGTGGCACCTGAACGGCTGGGCCGGTGGGCCGCCGGGTCAGGCACGCGGCCTCGGCGCGCTCGCGGCTCGGCTCGCCGAGCATGCGGGCATGCTCGGGGTGCGCTTCGAGTACCGGACCCGCGTCGAGCACCTCGTGCACGAACGGGTCGCGCCCGGAAGGCGGCTGGTGTACGCTGCCCACACCGGCCGTGGGGTGTTCAGCGCCGACGTTTTTGTCAGCGCGGCTGACCGGGACCATACCCTCGGGTGGCTCGGCGCACCGCCTTCACCACGCCCGCTGGGCCTGAGTGGCTTCGCCCTGCAGTTACGGCTGTCTGAAGCCCTGCCGGCCGCCCACCACCTGCTCTTCTCGCAGGACTACGCGCGCGAGTGGCAGGAGCTGCGTGCGGGGCAACTGCCCACCGATCCCACCCTCTACCTGCACCTCGACGGCGACCGGGCATTTTTCCTGGTGAATGCCCCGCCTCGCCCGGAACTCGGCGCGGGGCGTGACGAGTACGCCCGGTTTCTGCTGTGGCGCCTGCAGGAACGCCTGCCCCTGCCCGTGCGGGAGTGGCGGGCCCTCTCCCCTGCCGAGTACGCGCGGGTCGCGCGAGGTGGCGCGATTTACGGCTCGGCGCCTCACGGTCTCGCGGGCGCCCTGCGTCCGGGCTGGCGCCTGGGCTCTTATGACAACCTGCGGCAGGTGGGCGGTACGGTTCATCCGGGCGGCGGGGTGCCCCTGTCGCTGCTTTCAGGCTGGAACGGCGCGGGAGAGCTGCTGAGTCTGCCTTACGACGATCTGGGAGGGCGTGGGCCATGGTGA
- a CDS encoding glycosyltransferase, giving the protein MENLSHLSLSPLLERALRGFFHYKLLTLALNLLTFEVLRPARPAAWPRVSLLVPARNEAHNLRRTLPTLLAQGAHEVIVLDDHSSDETPLLAARLGARVLSGAPLPPGWLGKTWACQQLSEAATGDVLIFTDADVLWQPGALDAVVEALLRSRADLLTVWPRQETRSAGERLIVPLNDDVLLSLLPAPLIRLPFASAAAGNGQLMAFWRAPYERLGGHALVRGEVLEDVTLAVKLKTRGGRLAIALGGDLVSVRMYRGYAEAVQGFAKGLPKAHGSSRALLALSWGWHLLAYSWPWLSGRHEFMLYALIERLLVNLKSGRRAPADLLEVLATPLLPLATLPIYLRALKGSYSWKGRTYHRPGHKAHDARSRP; this is encoded by the coding sequence GTGGAGAACCTGAGCCACCTTTCCCTTTCGCCGCTGCTGGAGCGGGCCTTGCGCGGTTTCTTTCATTACAAGCTCCTGACCCTGGCGCTCAACCTGCTGACCTTCGAGGTGCTGCGCCCCGCGCGCCCGGCAGCCTGGCCACGGGTGTCCCTGCTGGTGCCCGCCCGCAACGAAGCGCACAACCTGCGCCGCACCCTGCCCACGCTGCTCGCGCAGGGCGCCCACGAGGTCATCGTGCTCGACGACCACTCGAGCGATGAAACGCCATTGCTGGCAGCGCGACTTGGAGCGCGGGTACTGAGCGGCGCGCCGCTGCCGCCCGGCTGGCTTGGAAAGACCTGGGCCTGTCAGCAACTTTCGGAAGCCGCGACGGGTGACGTGCTGATCTTCACGGACGCCGACGTGCTGTGGCAGCCCGGAGCGCTCGACGCGGTCGTCGAGGCGCTGCTGCGTTCGCGGGCGGACCTGCTGACCGTGTGGCCCCGCCAGGAAACCCGTTCGGCGGGCGAACGCCTGATCGTGCCGCTCAACGACGACGTGCTGCTCTCGCTGCTGCCCGCGCCGCTGATCCGGCTGCCCTTCGCCTCGGCGGCGGCGGGCAACGGGCAGCTGATGGCCTTCTGGCGTGCGCCGTACGAGCGGCTGGGCGGTCACGCCCTGGTGCGCGGCGAGGTGCTCGAAGACGTGACGCTGGCCGTGAAACTCAAGACGCGCGGCGGTCGCCTCGCCATCGCGCTGGGTGGCGACCTTGTGAGCGTGAGGATGTACCGCGGTTACGCCGAGGCCGTACAGGGTTTTGCCAAGGGCCTGCCCAAGGCCCACGGAAGCAGCCGCGCGCTGCTGGCGCTGTCCTGGGGCTGGCACCTGCTGGCCTATAGCTGGCCGTGGTTGAGCGGCAGACACGAATTCATGCTCTACGCCCTGATCGAGCGGCTGCTGGTCAACCTCAAGAGCGGACGGCGCGCACCCGCCGACCTGCTGGAAGTGCTGGCCACGCCCCTGCTGCCCCTGGCGACCCTGCCAATCTACCTGCGCGCCCTCAAAGGCTCCTATTCCTGGAAGGGCCGGACCTACCACCGGCCCGGGCACAAAGCGCACGACGCCCGGAGCCGACCATGA
- a CDS encoding lysophospholipid acyltransferase family protein — MDLVESSFRTLIRRTVRRDLRGVWLRGALPPGGAVLALNHHSWWDGYVLAEVCWTFGRRPSVLMNDEQLARFAFFRALGVLGTRELRPAVRRARAGEWLWIFPEGRLTPGPAVVELQPGAAWLARAAGVPLVPVALRVVLRGHQHPEAYLRIGTPTADLTRGLASELSLLDQELTGSDPEWPLAGYLQLTRGARDVPERLEGPSRTLTRLLGHPKKRQGGWRT, encoded by the coding sequence ATGGACCTCGTCGAGAGCAGCTTTCGCACGCTGATCCGCCGCACGGTGCGGCGTGATCTGCGCGGCGTGTGGCTGCGCGGCGCCCTGCCGCCGGGAGGCGCGGTGCTGGCCCTCAACCATCACAGCTGGTGGGACGGCTACGTGCTGGCCGAGGTGTGCTGGACCTTCGGACGCCGCCCCAGCGTGCTGATGAACGACGAGCAGCTGGCGCGCTTTGCCTTCTTTCGCGCGCTGGGCGTGCTGGGCACCCGCGAACTGCGCCCCGCCGTGCGCCGCGCGCGGGCAGGCGAGTGGCTGTGGATCTTTCCGGAAGGTCGGCTCACTCCCGGCCCTGCAGTGGTCGAGCTGCAGCCAGGCGCGGCCTGGCTCGCCCGCGCTGCCGGGGTGCCGCTCGTGCCGGTGGCGCTGCGGGTGGTGCTGCGCGGTCATCAGCATCCCGAGGCATACCTGCGGATCGGTACGCCGACCGCCGACCTGACACGTGGTCTGGCAAGCGAACTGTCCCTGCTCGATCAGGAGCTCACCGGCAGCGATCCCGAGTGGCCGCTGGCCGGATACCTGCAGCTCACGCGCGGAGCGCGGGACGTGCCTGAGCGGCTGGAAGGACCCAGCCGCACCTTGACGCGCCTGCTGGGCCATCCGAAAAAAAGGCAAGGCGGGTGGAGAACCTGA
- a CDS encoding carotenoid biosynthesis protein, with amino-acid sequence MTYLQYHLLFIAPLLALLALWTWREVRSGRPLAGAYRPENRWAWTFYWLLPLIAFVYTTPWDNYLVYKQVWNYPPERVLGRVGYVPLEEYAFFVLQTLIAGLWLFLLLRRGGPPHISTFAVRWGGAVLLLLLAFAGAFMLSFESTFYLGLILAWAMPVLALQWAFGGDLVLGNARTFLLAVLPPTVYLWATDLFAIRQGIWSISERYTTGLNLFGLPLEEAVFFLVTNLLVVTGLLLFLHPVALERVRFLRATVRPWVGLLALSALLRVPVPLWPEGFALLATISTLLLALAALAWAWEQVGARALLLAGLAFGVGLLVEVLGSRTGFPFGAYSYDPPGPTLLGVPLLVPLGWWWMTAAALALAGGRPLLVGALLVALDLGLEPLMTRTGFWTWSAGGGLYYGVPWVNFLGWFVVGSALAWVLGRLAPELTRTGGSFAWAYRLEALMLPAGLLLLGMWPAALVTFLVMGGLTWTSSRAAFAR; translated from the coding sequence ATGACCTATCTGCAATACCACCTGCTGTTCATCGCGCCGCTCCTGGCCTTGCTGGCCCTGTGGACCTGGCGCGAAGTGCGCTCGGGCCGCCCACTTGCGGGCGCCTACCGGCCAGAGAACCGCTGGGCCTGGACTTTTTACTGGCTGCTGCCCCTCATCGCCTTCGTGTATACCACGCCGTGGGACAACTATCTGGTCTATAAGCAGGTCTGGAACTACCCACCCGAGCGTGTGCTGGGACGCGTCGGTTACGTGCCGCTCGAGGAGTACGCCTTTTTTGTCCTGCAGACCCTGATCGCGGGCCTGTGGCTGTTTTTGCTGCTGCGCCGGGGCGGGCCGCCACACATCTCCACCTTCGCGGTGCGCTGGGGCGGCGCAGTTCTGCTGCTGCTGCTCGCCTTCGCGGGCGCCTTCATGCTGAGCTTCGAATCCACCTTCTACCTGGGCCTGATCCTGGCGTGGGCCATGCCGGTGCTCGCGCTGCAGTGGGCCTTCGGGGGCGACCTGGTATTGGGAAACGCGCGGACCTTTCTGCTCGCGGTGCTGCCCCCGACCGTGTACCTGTGGGCAACCGACCTCTTCGCCATCAGGCAGGGCATCTGGAGCATCAGCGAGCGCTACACCACCGGGCTGAACCTGTTCGGATTGCCGCTTGAAGAGGCCGTGTTCTTTCTCGTCACCAACCTGCTGGTCGTCACGGGGCTGCTGCTGTTTTTGCATCCTGTCGCGCTGGAGCGGGTGCGTTTCCTGCGGGCGACTGTGCGGCCCTGGGTGGGGCTGCTGGCCCTGTCCGCGCTGCTGCGCGTGCCGGTGCCGCTCTGGCCCGAGGGCTTTGCCTTGCTGGCCACGATTTCGACGCTGCTGCTGGCCCTGGCGGCCCTGGCCTGGGCCTGGGAGCAGGTCGGGGCGCGCGCCCTGCTGCTGGCGGGGCTGGCCTTTGGGGTGGGGCTCCTCGTCGAGGTGCTCGGCAGCCGCACCGGGTTTCCTTTCGGGGCCTACAGCTACGACCCGCCCGGACCGACACTGCTGGGCGTGCCGCTGCTGGTGCCGCTGGGCTGGTGGTGGATGACCGCCGCTGCCCTGGCCCTGGCAGGCGGGCGGCCCCTGCTGGTCGGGGCGCTGCTGGTCGCGCTCGATCTGGGACTGGAGCCCCTGATGACCCGCACGGGCTTCTGGACCTGGAGCGCGGGCGGGGGCCTCTATTACGGGGTGCCGTGGGTGAACTTCCTGGGCTGGTTTGTGGTGGGCAGCGCGCTGGCCTGGGTGCTGGGCCGGCTGGCGCCTGAATTGACCCGCACTGGGGGCAGCTTCGCCTGGGCGTACCGGCTCGAAGCCCTGATGCTCCCGGCCGGGCTGCTGCTGCTGGGTATGTGGCCGGCGGCCCTGGTGACCTTTCTGGTGATGGGAGGACTGACATGGACCTCGTCGAGAGCAGCTTTCGCACGCTGA